The following proteins are co-located in the Panthera uncia isolate 11264 chromosome F1, Puncia_PCG_1.0, whole genome shotgun sequence genome:
- the LOC125925853 gene encoding histone H3.3A, giving the protein MARTKQTARKSTGGKAPRKQLATKAARKSAPSTGGVKKPHRYRPGTVALREIRRYQKSTELLIRKLPFQRLVREIAQDFKTDLRFQSAAIGALQEASEAYLVGLFEDTNLCAIHAKRVTIMPKDIQLARRIRGERA; this is encoded by the exons ATGGCTCGTACAAAGCAGACTGCCCGCAAATCGACCGGGGGTAAAGCACCGAGGAAGCAACTGGCTACAAAAGCCGCTCGCAAGAGTGCGCCCTCTACTGGAGGGGTGAAGAAACCTCATCGttacag gCCTGGTACCGTGGCACTCCGCGAAATTAGACGTTACCAGAAGTCCACTGAACTTCTGATCCGCAAACTTCCTTTCCAGCGTCTGGTGCGAGAAATTGCTCAGGACTTCAAAACAGACCTGCGCTTCCAGAGCGCGGCTATCGGTGCTTTGCAG GAGGCAAGCGAGGCCTACCTGGTGGGCCTCTTCGAAGACACCAACCTGTGTGCTATCCATGCCAAACGTGTAACAATTATGCCAAAAGACATCCAGCTAGCGCGCCGCATACGTGGAGAGCGTGCTTAA